From Onychostoma macrolepis isolate SWU-2019 chromosome 19, ASM1243209v1, whole genome shotgun sequence, a single genomic window includes:
- the tshz1 gene encoding teashirt homolog 1 isoform X1 has translation MRSQVEGGTTACRGESSKRRGDLQVKRNPRAVELKPFTHNPSDLAYVPEDELKAAKIDEEHLQDDGLSLDGQDADYLCNEEDDGREQLSYQNSPLSNGTNPDAGYGSPLSDTSDHLADFKSTSSKEGQDKEEVEDMETDVGLSLQDSLAQMKAVYANLISDASWSSITKDIMKSKQVSASSTNSTPSSHKGNNSVANSHASSITSSGASGSSNASASTKTNVTPSSNSTKATALNNANNGPINGANSGGVAYDWHQAALAKTLQHTPYHLMPEPSLFSTVQLYRQNNKLYGPVFTGASKFRCKDCSAAYDTLVGLTVHMNETGHYRDDNKDKEEDKGKRWSKPRKRSLMEMEGKEDAQKVLKCMYCGHSFESLQDLSVHMIKTKHYQKVPLKEPMPALASKLVPSTKKRAFQDLMSPCSPESISSTPGIPLAETAPTKDQKISNPYVTANNRYGYQNGASYTWQFEARKAQILKCMECGSSHDTLQQLTAHMMVTGHFLKVTNSASKKGKQLVFDPVVEEKIQSIPLPPTTTRLPAPTIKSQPDSPVHPSTMDERKESDEEKVEEPEERKIKQEKEDPAEKVEKTEKSSHYKYLREEDLEESPKGGLDILKSLENTVSSAISKAQTGTPTWGGYPSIHAAYQLQGSVKSSIPAVQSVQIQPTFNASSLKSFTSDSNTLIHSPSSPSPPPNHKSNVLAMEELVEKVTGKISSRKDRDEKSTERGSKHLTAELPSPVLKDRKDLPRPDDLCKPTKNGTVDKDLEHVPVRDGEYKESHADNPVKNGTDVLKSQVSNGCGNLGIITDHSPEQPLVNPLSALQSIMNTHLGKASKTVSPLLDPLAMLYKISNNMMEKPMYNPAQVKQVEPINRYYDNDDDQPMDLTKSKSGNGPTNNCSSTVISNNNSNITNSTRPILSTLAESVSSPLRENALMDISDMVKNLTGRLTPKSSTPSSISEKSDADGCAFEDGLEDLSPVQKRKGRQSNWNPQHLLILQAQFASSLRETPDGKYIITDLGPQERVHICKFTGLSMTTISHWLANVKYQLRRTGGTKFLKNIDSGQPLFLCSDCASQFRTPSTYINHLESHLGFSLKDLSKLSIDLIRDQQAVTKMITDKTFSALGLTEEDSNSIFQCKLCNRTFVSKHAVKLHLSKTHGKSPEDHLIFVTELEKLEKA, from the coding sequence ccTATGTGCCAGAGGATGAGCTTAAGGCAGCTAAGATCGATGAGGAGCACCTGCAGGACGACGGACTCTCCTTAGACGGTCAGGACGCAGATTACCTGTGCAATGAAGAAGACGATGGCCGTGAACAGCTGAGCTACCAGAACTCTCCACTCAGCAATGGCACCAACCCAGACGCCGGCTACGGCTCGCCCCTCAGCGACACCAGCGATCACCTGGCTGACTTCAAAAGCACCTCCTCCAAAGAAGGTCAGGATAAAGAGGAGGTTGAAGACATGGAGACAGATGTTGGACTGTCTTTGCAGGACAGCCTGGCACAGATGAAAGCAGTCTATGCAAACCTGATTTCAGATGCTTCCTGGTCGAGTATCACAAAGGACATTATGAAAAGCAAGCAGGTTAGTGCTAGTAGCACTAACAGTACTCCAAGCAGCCACAAGGGGAACAACAGCGTTGCAAACAGCCATGCAAGCAGCATTACAAGCAGCGGAGCTAGCGGCAGCAGCAACGCTAGTGCTAGCACGAAGACAAATGTGACGCCAAGCAGCAATTCTACAAAAGCCACCGCATTAAACAATGCCAACAATGGACCCATCAATGGTGCTAACAGTGGGGGTGTTGCATATGACTGGCACCAAGCAGCTCTTGCTAAAACCTTACAGCATACGCCCTACCACCTCATGCCTGAACCAAGTCTCTTCAGCACAGTGCAGCTTTACCGGCAAAACAATAAGCTGTATGGGCCTGTGTTTACGGGTGCCAGCAAGTTCAGATGCAAGGACTGTAGTGCAGCCTACGACACGCTTGTAGGTCTCACGGTGCACATGAACGAAACAGGCCATTACCGTGATGACAACAAGGACAAGGAGGAGGACAAGGGTAAGAGATGGTCCAAGCCACGGAAACGATCCTTAATGGAGATGGAGGGCAAAGAAGATGCTCAGAAAGTCCTGAAATGCATGTATTGTGGCCACTCGTTTGAATCCCTACAGGACTTGAGTGTCCACATGATCAAAACTAAACACTACCAGAAAGTGCCTCTCAAAGAACCAATGCCAGCTCTTGCCTCAAAGCTGGTGCCCTCCACCAAAAAGCGAGCGTTCCAGGACCTGATGTCTCCGTGCTCACCTGAGTCAATCTCTAGCACCCCTGGCATTCCACTGGCAGAGACTGCACCCACCAAAGATCAGAAAATTTCCAACCCCTATGTCACAGCTAATAACCGTTACGGCTACCAAAATGGTGCAAGTTATACCTGGCAGTTTGAGGCCCGAAAAGCTCAAATTCTTAAGTGTATGGAGTGCGGGAGTTCCCATGACACCTTGCAGCAGTTGACAGCCCATATGATGGTGACTGGACACTTTCTCAAAGTCACAAACTCCGCCTCCAAAAAGGGTAAGCAATTAGTGTTTGACCCTGTGGTGGAAGAGAAAATCCAGTCCATCCCCCTTCCACCCACAACAACACGTCTGCCGGCTCCCACTATCAAGTCCCAGCCTGATTCACCAGTACACCCTTCCACCATGGATGAAAGGAAGGAGTCGGATGAGGAGAAAGTGGAGGAACCTGAGGAGAGGAAAATCAAGCAAGAGAAAGAGGATCCTGCTGAGAAGGTGGAAAAGACGGAGAAATCCAGCCATTACAAATATCTAAGGGAGGAGGATCTTGAAGAGTCTCCTAAAGGTGGACTAGATATTCTCAAGTCATTAGAAAATACGGTCTCCAGTGCAATCAGTAAGGCTCAGACGGGTACACCCACCTGGGGTGGATATCCCAGCATTCATGCCGCCTACCAGCTACAAGGGTCTGTGAAATCATCTATACCTGCTGTTCAGAGTGTCCAGATTCAACCAACATTCAACGCCAGCAGCTTGAAATCTTTTACCTCTGACTCCAACACTCTGATCCATTCTCCAAGCAGCCCATCGCCACCTCCAAACCATAAAAGCAATGTCCTAGCCATGGAAGAGCTGGTGGAGAAAGTAACAGGAAAAATCTCTTCAAGGAAAGACAGGGATGAAAAATCAACTGAACGTGGCTCCAAACATCTCACTGCTGAATTACCCTCTCCTGTTCTCAAAGACCGAAAGGACCTGCCAAGACCAGATGATCTTTGCAAGCCAACAAAAAATGGCACGGTAGATAAAGACCTAGAGCACGTTCCTGTTCGAGACGGAGAATACAAGGAAAGCCATGCAGATAATCCTGTCAAGAACGGAACTGATGTCCTCAAATCGCAAGTCAGCAATGGCTGCGGTAATTTAGGAATCATCACTGACCACTCACCAGAACAGCCTTTAGTCAACCCTCTCAGTGCATTGCAGTCTATCATGAACACTCATTTGGGTAAGGCCTCCAAAACAGTCAGTCCACTCCTAGACCCACTAGCAATGCTGTACAAGATCAGCAACAACATGATGGAAAAGCCCATGTACAATCCAGCTCAGGTCAAGCAAGTCGAGCCCATCAACAGATATTATGACAATGACGACGATCAGCCAATGGACTTGACCAAGTCCAAAAGTGGCAATGGGCCCACCAACAATTGTTCATCCACAGTTATcagcaacaacaacagtaaCATCACAAACAGCACCCGGCCCATCTTGTCCACACTGGCTGAATCTGTCTCATCTCCTCTTCGGGAGAATGCCCTAATGGACATCTCGGACATGGTGAAGAACCTCACAGGTCGCCTGACGCCAAAGTCGTCAACCCCTTCCTCTATATCCGAAAAGTCGGATGCAGATGGCTGTGCTTTTGAGGACGGCCTGGAGGATCTTTCTCCCGTTCAGAAGAGGAAAGGCAGGCAATCAAACTGGAACCCTCAGCATCTGCTGATCCTTCAGGCTCAGTTTGCATCCAGCCTTCGGGAAACCCCTGATGGGAAGTACATCATTACAGACCTAGGTCCTCAGGAGCGTGTACATATTTGTAAGTTTACAGGTCTCTCCATGACCACCATCTCCCACTGGTTGGCAAACGTCAAGTACCAACTCAGGCGGACAGGTGGAACCAAGTTTCTGAAGAACATAGACTCGGGCCAGCCATTGTTTCTGTGTAGTGATTGTGCCTCCCAGTTCAGAACTCCCTCCACATACATTAACCACTTAGAGTCCCACTTGGGCTTTAGCTTGAAGGACCTCTCAAAGTTATCAATAGACCTCATAAGAGACCAGCAAGCAGTCACTAAAATGATCACAGATAAGACATTCAGTGCCCTTGGCTTGACTGAGGAGGACTCTAATTCCATATTTCAGTGCAAACTGTGCAATAGGACTTTTGTCAGCAAGcacgcagtgaaactgcaccTCAGCAAAACGCACGGAAAGTCACCGGAGGACCACCTGATCTTTGTTACTGAGCTGGAAAAGTTAGAAAAAGCCTAA
- the tshz1 gene encoding teashirt homolog 1 isoform X3 produces MPRRKQQAPRRSSAYVPEDELKAAKIDEEHLQDDGLSLDGQDADYLCNEEDDGREQLSYQNSPLSNGTNPDAGYGSPLSDTSDHLADFKSTSSKEGQDKEEVEDMETDVGLSLQDSLAQMKAVYANLISDASWSSITKDIMKSKQVSASSTNSTPSSHKGNNSVANSHASSITSSGASGSSNASASTKTNVTPSSNSTKATALNNANNGPINGANSGGVAYDWHQAALAKTLQHTPYHLMPEPSLFSTVQLYRQNNKLYGPVFTGASKFRCKDCSAAYDTLVGLTVHMNETGHYRDDNKDKEEDKGKRWSKPRKRSLMEMEGKEDAQKVLKCMYCGHSFESLQDLSVHMIKTKHYQKVPLKEPMPALASKLVPSTKKRAFQDLMSPCSPESISSTPGIPLAETAPTKDQKISNPYVTANNRYGYQNGASYTWQFEARKAQILKCMECGSSHDTLQQLTAHMMVTGHFLKVTNSASKKGKQLVFDPVVEEKIQSIPLPPTTTRLPAPTIKSQPDSPVHPSTMDERKESDEEKVEEPEERKIKQEKEDPAEKVEKTEKSSHYKYLREEDLEESPKGGLDILKSLENTVSSAISKAQTGTPTWGGYPSIHAAYQLQGSVKSSIPAVQSVQIQPTFNASSLKSFTSDSNTLIHSPSSPSPPPNHKSNVLAMEELVEKVTGKISSRKDRDEKSTERGSKHLTAELPSPVLKDRKDLPRPDDLCKPTKNGTVDKDLEHVPVRDGEYKESHADNPVKNGTDVLKSQVSNGCGNLGIITDHSPEQPLVNPLSALQSIMNTHLGKASKTVSPLLDPLAMLYKISNNMMEKPMYNPAQVKQVEPINRYYDNDDDQPMDLTKSKSGNGPTNNCSSTVISNNNSNITNSTRPILSTLAESVSSPLRENALMDISDMVKNLTGRLTPKSSTPSSISEKSDADGCAFEDGLEDLSPVQKRKGRQSNWNPQHLLILQAQFASSLRETPDGKYIITDLGPQERVHICKFTGLSMTTISHWLANVKYQLRRTGGTKFLKNIDSGQPLFLCSDCASQFRTPSTYINHLESHLGFSLKDLSKLSIDLIRDQQAVTKMITDKTFSALGLTEEDSNSIFQCKLCNRTFVSKHAVKLHLSKTHGKSPEDHLIFVTELEKLEKA; encoded by the coding sequence ccTATGTGCCAGAGGATGAGCTTAAGGCAGCTAAGATCGATGAGGAGCACCTGCAGGACGACGGACTCTCCTTAGACGGTCAGGACGCAGATTACCTGTGCAATGAAGAAGACGATGGCCGTGAACAGCTGAGCTACCAGAACTCTCCACTCAGCAATGGCACCAACCCAGACGCCGGCTACGGCTCGCCCCTCAGCGACACCAGCGATCACCTGGCTGACTTCAAAAGCACCTCCTCCAAAGAAGGTCAGGATAAAGAGGAGGTTGAAGACATGGAGACAGATGTTGGACTGTCTTTGCAGGACAGCCTGGCACAGATGAAAGCAGTCTATGCAAACCTGATTTCAGATGCTTCCTGGTCGAGTATCACAAAGGACATTATGAAAAGCAAGCAGGTTAGTGCTAGTAGCACTAACAGTACTCCAAGCAGCCACAAGGGGAACAACAGCGTTGCAAACAGCCATGCAAGCAGCATTACAAGCAGCGGAGCTAGCGGCAGCAGCAACGCTAGTGCTAGCACGAAGACAAATGTGACGCCAAGCAGCAATTCTACAAAAGCCACCGCATTAAACAATGCCAACAATGGACCCATCAATGGTGCTAACAGTGGGGGTGTTGCATATGACTGGCACCAAGCAGCTCTTGCTAAAACCTTACAGCATACGCCCTACCACCTCATGCCTGAACCAAGTCTCTTCAGCACAGTGCAGCTTTACCGGCAAAACAATAAGCTGTATGGGCCTGTGTTTACGGGTGCCAGCAAGTTCAGATGCAAGGACTGTAGTGCAGCCTACGACACGCTTGTAGGTCTCACGGTGCACATGAACGAAACAGGCCATTACCGTGATGACAACAAGGACAAGGAGGAGGACAAGGGTAAGAGATGGTCCAAGCCACGGAAACGATCCTTAATGGAGATGGAGGGCAAAGAAGATGCTCAGAAAGTCCTGAAATGCATGTATTGTGGCCACTCGTTTGAATCCCTACAGGACTTGAGTGTCCACATGATCAAAACTAAACACTACCAGAAAGTGCCTCTCAAAGAACCAATGCCAGCTCTTGCCTCAAAGCTGGTGCCCTCCACCAAAAAGCGAGCGTTCCAGGACCTGATGTCTCCGTGCTCACCTGAGTCAATCTCTAGCACCCCTGGCATTCCACTGGCAGAGACTGCACCCACCAAAGATCAGAAAATTTCCAACCCCTATGTCACAGCTAATAACCGTTACGGCTACCAAAATGGTGCAAGTTATACCTGGCAGTTTGAGGCCCGAAAAGCTCAAATTCTTAAGTGTATGGAGTGCGGGAGTTCCCATGACACCTTGCAGCAGTTGACAGCCCATATGATGGTGACTGGACACTTTCTCAAAGTCACAAACTCCGCCTCCAAAAAGGGTAAGCAATTAGTGTTTGACCCTGTGGTGGAAGAGAAAATCCAGTCCATCCCCCTTCCACCCACAACAACACGTCTGCCGGCTCCCACTATCAAGTCCCAGCCTGATTCACCAGTACACCCTTCCACCATGGATGAAAGGAAGGAGTCGGATGAGGAGAAAGTGGAGGAACCTGAGGAGAGGAAAATCAAGCAAGAGAAAGAGGATCCTGCTGAGAAGGTGGAAAAGACGGAGAAATCCAGCCATTACAAATATCTAAGGGAGGAGGATCTTGAAGAGTCTCCTAAAGGTGGACTAGATATTCTCAAGTCATTAGAAAATACGGTCTCCAGTGCAATCAGTAAGGCTCAGACGGGTACACCCACCTGGGGTGGATATCCCAGCATTCATGCCGCCTACCAGCTACAAGGGTCTGTGAAATCATCTATACCTGCTGTTCAGAGTGTCCAGATTCAACCAACATTCAACGCCAGCAGCTTGAAATCTTTTACCTCTGACTCCAACACTCTGATCCATTCTCCAAGCAGCCCATCGCCACCTCCAAACCATAAAAGCAATGTCCTAGCCATGGAAGAGCTGGTGGAGAAAGTAACAGGAAAAATCTCTTCAAGGAAAGACAGGGATGAAAAATCAACTGAACGTGGCTCCAAACATCTCACTGCTGAATTACCCTCTCCTGTTCTCAAAGACCGAAAGGACCTGCCAAGACCAGATGATCTTTGCAAGCCAACAAAAAATGGCACGGTAGATAAAGACCTAGAGCACGTTCCTGTTCGAGACGGAGAATACAAGGAAAGCCATGCAGATAATCCTGTCAAGAACGGAACTGATGTCCTCAAATCGCAAGTCAGCAATGGCTGCGGTAATTTAGGAATCATCACTGACCACTCACCAGAACAGCCTTTAGTCAACCCTCTCAGTGCATTGCAGTCTATCATGAACACTCATTTGGGTAAGGCCTCCAAAACAGTCAGTCCACTCCTAGACCCACTAGCAATGCTGTACAAGATCAGCAACAACATGATGGAAAAGCCCATGTACAATCCAGCTCAGGTCAAGCAAGTCGAGCCCATCAACAGATATTATGACAATGACGACGATCAGCCAATGGACTTGACCAAGTCCAAAAGTGGCAATGGGCCCACCAACAATTGTTCATCCACAGTTATcagcaacaacaacagtaaCATCACAAACAGCACCCGGCCCATCTTGTCCACACTGGCTGAATCTGTCTCATCTCCTCTTCGGGAGAATGCCCTAATGGACATCTCGGACATGGTGAAGAACCTCACAGGTCGCCTGACGCCAAAGTCGTCAACCCCTTCCTCTATATCCGAAAAGTCGGATGCAGATGGCTGTGCTTTTGAGGACGGCCTGGAGGATCTTTCTCCCGTTCAGAAGAGGAAAGGCAGGCAATCAAACTGGAACCCTCAGCATCTGCTGATCCTTCAGGCTCAGTTTGCATCCAGCCTTCGGGAAACCCCTGATGGGAAGTACATCATTACAGACCTAGGTCCTCAGGAGCGTGTACATATTTGTAAGTTTACAGGTCTCTCCATGACCACCATCTCCCACTGGTTGGCAAACGTCAAGTACCAACTCAGGCGGACAGGTGGAACCAAGTTTCTGAAGAACATAGACTCGGGCCAGCCATTGTTTCTGTGTAGTGATTGTGCCTCCCAGTTCAGAACTCCCTCCACATACATTAACCACTTAGAGTCCCACTTGGGCTTTAGCTTGAAGGACCTCTCAAAGTTATCAATAGACCTCATAAGAGACCAGCAAGCAGTCACTAAAATGATCACAGATAAGACATTCAGTGCCCTTGGCTTGACTGAGGAGGACTCTAATTCCATATTTCAGTGCAAACTGTGCAATAGGACTTTTGTCAGCAAGcacgcagtgaaactgcaccTCAGCAAAACGCACGGAAAGTCACCGGAGGACCACCTGATCTTTGTTACTGAGCTGGAAAAGTTAGAAAAAGCCTAA
- the tshz1 gene encoding teashirt homolog 1 isoform X2, translating into MREQPTCQTHCCNRAYVPEDELKAAKIDEEHLQDDGLSLDGQDADYLCNEEDDGREQLSYQNSPLSNGTNPDAGYGSPLSDTSDHLADFKSTSSKEGQDKEEVEDMETDVGLSLQDSLAQMKAVYANLISDASWSSITKDIMKSKQVSASSTNSTPSSHKGNNSVANSHASSITSSGASGSSNASASTKTNVTPSSNSTKATALNNANNGPINGANSGGVAYDWHQAALAKTLQHTPYHLMPEPSLFSTVQLYRQNNKLYGPVFTGASKFRCKDCSAAYDTLVGLTVHMNETGHYRDDNKDKEEDKGKRWSKPRKRSLMEMEGKEDAQKVLKCMYCGHSFESLQDLSVHMIKTKHYQKVPLKEPMPALASKLVPSTKKRAFQDLMSPCSPESISSTPGIPLAETAPTKDQKISNPYVTANNRYGYQNGASYTWQFEARKAQILKCMECGSSHDTLQQLTAHMMVTGHFLKVTNSASKKGKQLVFDPVVEEKIQSIPLPPTTTRLPAPTIKSQPDSPVHPSTMDERKESDEEKVEEPEERKIKQEKEDPAEKVEKTEKSSHYKYLREEDLEESPKGGLDILKSLENTVSSAISKAQTGTPTWGGYPSIHAAYQLQGSVKSSIPAVQSVQIQPTFNASSLKSFTSDSNTLIHSPSSPSPPPNHKSNVLAMEELVEKVTGKISSRKDRDEKSTERGSKHLTAELPSPVLKDRKDLPRPDDLCKPTKNGTVDKDLEHVPVRDGEYKESHADNPVKNGTDVLKSQVSNGCGNLGIITDHSPEQPLVNPLSALQSIMNTHLGKASKTVSPLLDPLAMLYKISNNMMEKPMYNPAQVKQVEPINRYYDNDDDQPMDLTKSKSGNGPTNNCSSTVISNNNSNITNSTRPILSTLAESVSSPLRENALMDISDMVKNLTGRLTPKSSTPSSISEKSDADGCAFEDGLEDLSPVQKRKGRQSNWNPQHLLILQAQFASSLRETPDGKYIITDLGPQERVHICKFTGLSMTTISHWLANVKYQLRRTGGTKFLKNIDSGQPLFLCSDCASQFRTPSTYINHLESHLGFSLKDLSKLSIDLIRDQQAVTKMITDKTFSALGLTEEDSNSIFQCKLCNRTFVSKHAVKLHLSKTHGKSPEDHLIFVTELEKLEKA; encoded by the coding sequence ccTATGTGCCAGAGGATGAGCTTAAGGCAGCTAAGATCGATGAGGAGCACCTGCAGGACGACGGACTCTCCTTAGACGGTCAGGACGCAGATTACCTGTGCAATGAAGAAGACGATGGCCGTGAACAGCTGAGCTACCAGAACTCTCCACTCAGCAATGGCACCAACCCAGACGCCGGCTACGGCTCGCCCCTCAGCGACACCAGCGATCACCTGGCTGACTTCAAAAGCACCTCCTCCAAAGAAGGTCAGGATAAAGAGGAGGTTGAAGACATGGAGACAGATGTTGGACTGTCTTTGCAGGACAGCCTGGCACAGATGAAAGCAGTCTATGCAAACCTGATTTCAGATGCTTCCTGGTCGAGTATCACAAAGGACATTATGAAAAGCAAGCAGGTTAGTGCTAGTAGCACTAACAGTACTCCAAGCAGCCACAAGGGGAACAACAGCGTTGCAAACAGCCATGCAAGCAGCATTACAAGCAGCGGAGCTAGCGGCAGCAGCAACGCTAGTGCTAGCACGAAGACAAATGTGACGCCAAGCAGCAATTCTACAAAAGCCACCGCATTAAACAATGCCAACAATGGACCCATCAATGGTGCTAACAGTGGGGGTGTTGCATATGACTGGCACCAAGCAGCTCTTGCTAAAACCTTACAGCATACGCCCTACCACCTCATGCCTGAACCAAGTCTCTTCAGCACAGTGCAGCTTTACCGGCAAAACAATAAGCTGTATGGGCCTGTGTTTACGGGTGCCAGCAAGTTCAGATGCAAGGACTGTAGTGCAGCCTACGACACGCTTGTAGGTCTCACGGTGCACATGAACGAAACAGGCCATTACCGTGATGACAACAAGGACAAGGAGGAGGACAAGGGTAAGAGATGGTCCAAGCCACGGAAACGATCCTTAATGGAGATGGAGGGCAAAGAAGATGCTCAGAAAGTCCTGAAATGCATGTATTGTGGCCACTCGTTTGAATCCCTACAGGACTTGAGTGTCCACATGATCAAAACTAAACACTACCAGAAAGTGCCTCTCAAAGAACCAATGCCAGCTCTTGCCTCAAAGCTGGTGCCCTCCACCAAAAAGCGAGCGTTCCAGGACCTGATGTCTCCGTGCTCACCTGAGTCAATCTCTAGCACCCCTGGCATTCCACTGGCAGAGACTGCACCCACCAAAGATCAGAAAATTTCCAACCCCTATGTCACAGCTAATAACCGTTACGGCTACCAAAATGGTGCAAGTTATACCTGGCAGTTTGAGGCCCGAAAAGCTCAAATTCTTAAGTGTATGGAGTGCGGGAGTTCCCATGACACCTTGCAGCAGTTGACAGCCCATATGATGGTGACTGGACACTTTCTCAAAGTCACAAACTCCGCCTCCAAAAAGGGTAAGCAATTAGTGTTTGACCCTGTGGTGGAAGAGAAAATCCAGTCCATCCCCCTTCCACCCACAACAACACGTCTGCCGGCTCCCACTATCAAGTCCCAGCCTGATTCACCAGTACACCCTTCCACCATGGATGAAAGGAAGGAGTCGGATGAGGAGAAAGTGGAGGAACCTGAGGAGAGGAAAATCAAGCAAGAGAAAGAGGATCCTGCTGAGAAGGTGGAAAAGACGGAGAAATCCAGCCATTACAAATATCTAAGGGAGGAGGATCTTGAAGAGTCTCCTAAAGGTGGACTAGATATTCTCAAGTCATTAGAAAATACGGTCTCCAGTGCAATCAGTAAGGCTCAGACGGGTACACCCACCTGGGGTGGATATCCCAGCATTCATGCCGCCTACCAGCTACAAGGGTCTGTGAAATCATCTATACCTGCTGTTCAGAGTGTCCAGATTCAACCAACATTCAACGCCAGCAGCTTGAAATCTTTTACCTCTGACTCCAACACTCTGATCCATTCTCCAAGCAGCCCATCGCCACCTCCAAACCATAAAAGCAATGTCCTAGCCATGGAAGAGCTGGTGGAGAAAGTAACAGGAAAAATCTCTTCAAGGAAAGACAGGGATGAAAAATCAACTGAACGTGGCTCCAAACATCTCACTGCTGAATTACCCTCTCCTGTTCTCAAAGACCGAAAGGACCTGCCAAGACCAGATGATCTTTGCAAGCCAACAAAAAATGGCACGGTAGATAAAGACCTAGAGCACGTTCCTGTTCGAGACGGAGAATACAAGGAAAGCCATGCAGATAATCCTGTCAAGAACGGAACTGATGTCCTCAAATCGCAAGTCAGCAATGGCTGCGGTAATTTAGGAATCATCACTGACCACTCACCAGAACAGCCTTTAGTCAACCCTCTCAGTGCATTGCAGTCTATCATGAACACTCATTTGGGTAAGGCCTCCAAAACAGTCAGTCCACTCCTAGACCCACTAGCAATGCTGTACAAGATCAGCAACAACATGATGGAAAAGCCCATGTACAATCCAGCTCAGGTCAAGCAAGTCGAGCCCATCAACAGATATTATGACAATGACGACGATCAGCCAATGGACTTGACCAAGTCCAAAAGTGGCAATGGGCCCACCAACAATTGTTCATCCACAGTTATcagcaacaacaacagtaaCATCACAAACAGCACCCGGCCCATCTTGTCCACACTGGCTGAATCTGTCTCATCTCCTCTTCGGGAGAATGCCCTAATGGACATCTCGGACATGGTGAAGAACCTCACAGGTCGCCTGACGCCAAAGTCGTCAACCCCTTCCTCTATATCCGAAAAGTCGGATGCAGATGGCTGTGCTTTTGAGGACGGCCTGGAGGATCTTTCTCCCGTTCAGAAGAGGAAAGGCAGGCAATCAAACTGGAACCCTCAGCATCTGCTGATCCTTCAGGCTCAGTTTGCATCCAGCCTTCGGGAAACCCCTGATGGGAAGTACATCATTACAGACCTAGGTCCTCAGGAGCGTGTACATATTTGTAAGTTTACAGGTCTCTCCATGACCACCATCTCCCACTGGTTGGCAAACGTCAAGTACCAACTCAGGCGGACAGGTGGAACCAAGTTTCTGAAGAACATAGACTCGGGCCAGCCATTGTTTCTGTGTAGTGATTGTGCCTCCCAGTTCAGAACTCCCTCCACATACATTAACCACTTAGAGTCCCACTTGGGCTTTAGCTTGAAGGACCTCTCAAAGTTATCAATAGACCTCATAAGAGACCAGCAAGCAGTCACTAAAATGATCACAGATAAGACATTCAGTGCCCTTGGCTTGACTGAGGAGGACTCTAATTCCATATTTCAGTGCAAACTGTGCAATAGGACTTTTGTCAGCAAGcacgcagtgaaactgcaccTCAGCAAAACGCACGGAAAGTCACCGGAGGACCACCTGATCTTTGTTACTGAGCTGGAAAAGTTAGAAAAAGCCTAA